From one Solidesulfovibrio fructosivorans JJ] genomic stretch:
- a CDS encoding M48 family metallopeptidase, translating into MRSRILLSLAALFVFGFALYGCNNPEGLSRVLDSFGASVGGGQVGGYAASAVKSVKAVAHAAEDFTPEQEYYIGRAVGASLLTKYHPYHDAKANAYVNEVGQALAMFSDMPQTYGGYHFLIMDSAEINAFAAPGGLVFITRGMLRCCSGENALAAVLAHEIAHVEHKDALRAIKRARTTEALAIIGGEALKQAGGSDVARLTNIFADSIGDIMTTMVNNGYSRTLEYEADKAAVTILVRTGYNPSGLPDMLEEMQKRLTPGGADFAKTHPAPSDRIHELANLARVAEINEPPARMARFKAALGNI; encoded by the coding sequence ATGAGGTCGCGTATCCTTCTTTCCCTGGCCGCGCTGTTTGTGTTCGGCTTCGCGCTTTACGGCTGCAACAACCCCGAGGGGCTTTCCCGCGTGCTCGATTCCTTCGGCGCAAGCGTCGGCGGCGGGCAAGTCGGCGGCTATGCCGCCTCGGCCGTGAAAAGCGTCAAGGCCGTGGCCCACGCCGCCGAGGACTTCACGCCCGAGCAGGAATACTACATCGGCCGGGCTGTCGGCGCGTCGCTTCTGACCAAATACCATCCCTACCACGACGCCAAGGCCAACGCCTACGTCAACGAAGTGGGCCAGGCCCTGGCCATGTTCTCCGACATGCCCCAGACCTACGGCGGCTACCACTTCCTCATCATGGACTCCGCCGAGATCAACGCCTTTGCCGCCCCGGGCGGGCTCGTCTTCATCACGCGCGGCATGCTGCGCTGCTGTTCCGGCGAAAACGCCCTGGCCGCCGTGCTGGCCCACGAGATCGCCCACGTGGAGCACAAGGACGCCCTTCGCGCCATCAAGCGCGCCCGCACCACCGAGGCCCTGGCCATCATCGGCGGCGAGGCCCTCAAGCAGGCCGGAGGTTCGGACGTGGCCCGCCTGACCAACATCTTCGCGGACTCCATCGGCGACATCATGACCACCATGGTCAACAACGGCTATTCCCGCACCCTGGAGTACGAAGCCGACAAAGCTGCCGTCACCATTCTCGTCCGCACCGGCTACAACCCCTCCGGGCTGCCGGATATGCTGGAGGAGATGCAAAAGCGGCTTACCCCCGGCGGCGCGGATTTCGCCAAGACGCACCCCGCGCCCTCCGACCGCATCCACGAGCTGGCCAATCTGGCCCGGGTGGCCGAAATCAACGAGCCCCCGGCGCGCATGGCCCGCTTCAAGGCGGCGTTGGGGAATATCTAA
- the hyi gene encoding hydroxypyruvate isomerase, with the protein MPRFAANLTMLFTEVPFSERFAAARDAGFRFVEYLFPYASPAGELASRLAENGLSQVLFNLPCGDWAGGERGIAALPGRESEFRDGVGLALGYAKALDVARLNCLAGKLPDGVSPEDAFETLLENVAFAADALAAEGRTLVIEAINHFDIPGFLLNTTEQVMDVIDATARDNVAMQYDVYHAQREEGELAANIAANLPRIGHVQIADNPGRHQPGTGEIRFPFLFSELDRMGYDGYVGLEYVPDPDTRASLAWIAEMGLSL; encoded by the coding sequence ATGCCGCGTTTTGCCGCCAACCTGACCATGCTCTTCACCGAAGTGCCCTTTTCGGAGCGTTTCGCCGCCGCCAGGGACGCCGGGTTCCGGTTTGTCGAATACCTTTTCCCCTACGCCTCTCCGGCCGGGGAACTGGCCTCGCGTCTGGCCGAAAACGGCCTCTCCCAGGTGCTTTTCAACCTGCCCTGCGGCGACTGGGCCGGAGGTGAGCGCGGCATCGCGGCGCTGCCCGGCCGCGAATCCGAATTTCGCGACGGCGTGGGGCTGGCCCTGGGATACGCCAAGGCCCTGGATGTGGCCCGGCTCAACTGTCTGGCCGGAAAACTGCCGGACGGCGTTTCGCCCGAGGACGCCTTCGAGACGCTTCTCGAGAACGTGGCCTTCGCCGCCGACGCCCTGGCCGCCGAGGGGCGTACCCTCGTCATCGAGGCCATCAACCATTTCGATATTCCCGGTTTTCTGCTGAATACCACCGAGCAGGTCATGGACGTGATCGACGCCACCGCGCGCGACAACGTGGCCATGCAGTACGACGTCTACCATGCCCAGCGCGAGGAAGGGGAGCTGGCCGCCAACATCGCCGCCAACCTGCCGCGCATCGGGCATGTGCAGATCGCGGACAATCCCGGCCGGCATCAGCCCGGCACCGGGGAAATCCGTTTTCCTTTCCTCTTTTCCGAACTGGACCGTATGGGCTATGACGGCTACGTCGGCCTGGAATACGTGCCCGATCCCGATACCCGCGCTTCCCTGGCCTGGATAGCGGAGATGGGCCTGTCGCTATAA
- a CDS encoding DUF2726 domain-containing protein, whose protein sequence is MDVRTVGIVVGLLVAAYLVGKFFWWRKGGEKREYYSLDFDFSVFKRKKVFTQNESKFFEQLEKLVGRRYHVLSMVRLADVLRIDNDKGNLKYADRGAYYAAFNRVSKMHLDFVVITRPGHYVACIIELDDSSHDGYPLKDRFKDEVLRTLDLPMVRIKAKPDGNYTPEYIREHLQGLL, encoded by the coding sequence GTGGATGTACGGACTGTTGGGATCGTTGTCGGCCTGCTTGTCGCGGCCTATCTCGTTGGAAAGTTTTTTTGGTGGCGCAAGGGCGGAGAGAAGAGGGAGTATTATTCCCTGGATTTCGATTTCAGCGTCTTCAAGCGGAAAAAAGTCTTCACGCAAAACGAAAGCAAGTTTTTCGAGCAGCTTGAGAAGCTCGTGGGCAGGCGATACCATGTTTTGTCCATGGTGCGTCTGGCCGATGTCCTGCGCATCGACAATGACAAGGGCAATCTGAAATACGCCGATCGGGGCGCGTATTACGCGGCATTCAACCGGGTGTCGAAGATGCACCTGGACTTTGTCGTCATCACGCGGCCCGGCCACTATGTCGCCTGCATCATCGAGCTCGACGACAGCTCCCACGACGGCTATCCGCTGAAAGACCGGTTCAAGGACGAAGTGCTCCGGACCCTAGACCTGCCCATGGTGCGCATCAAAGCCAAACCCGACGGTAACTACACCCCGGAATACATCCGGGAACACCTGCAAGGGCTCCTCTGA
- a CDS encoding PEP/pyruvate-binding domain-containing protein, with protein MGTVVSGLRGLVTNLFCRRPAISREETAAIFREKYNHFQSLLESNTELLKIFSEIEVMLEGREVFGMAFIRSRSSRAVFHAIRMIKSFERLSGKPQPGLLALVERLSSEIKTVIAGRVNPYRGKLVIPMTEVTGDMVDQVGGKSANLGELAGKVGLPSPPGFAVTTAAFRSFFEEAGLFETVASIRLGIAPDDPASMAAAAEDIQAAILRAKLPEAASREIDAAVAAATGGDATVRFAVRSSAIGEDGELSFAGQYLTMLGVAPDRIGSAYKFVLASLFTPRAMSYRLLKGIPDDDVAMAVACLVLVPSAAAGVLYTRLPEDPYRNAVLLNAVWGLGPYAVDGVITPDSFILDRDTLAIAERVVTDKPRMLVPSPTGGGLADVAVPEDKRREPSLSDDDARTLAGWGLALERHFGRPQDMEWAVDGRGRLWVLQSRRLTALSAAAPRPAPPVPGAEIIALGGQAACSGVGCGPVHTVLADDDLDAFPQGAVLVAPHSDPRFMVAMRRAAAIVTDHGSVTGHMASLSREFGVPTLLGLDGVTGILAPGEVVTVDAASGRIYRGRVEALLAKAPAEAAFMAGTQVHAILADVAARVVPLTLLDPKAPAFKPDGCRTVHDVTRLLHEWSYGEMFTVSDLAADGRGGSVILDATTGLDLHIIDLGGGIREAAAGKSRVAPEDIASRPFAALLTGLVLTGEARVARPVNLGGFFSVMSEQMFSQPGAGAERFGDKSYAIISDKYLNFSSRVGYHYGVLDCYCGATVNKNYITFSFAGGAADDVKRSRRARAIGRILEALGFVVEAAADRVAGRFQKFPADIIAEKLGHMGRLLQFTRQTDMLMVSEASIDAMVACFLSGAPCFDPAWTPSAPASKTD; from the coding sequence ATGGGCACCGTCGTTTCCGGTCTGCGCGGCTTGGTCACGAATCTTTTTTGCCGCCGGCCGGCCATCTCCCGCGAGGAGACGGCCGCGATCTTCCGGGAAAAGTACAACCATTTCCAATCGCTGCTCGAATCAAACACCGAGCTGCTCAAGATTTTTTCGGAAATCGAGGTCATGCTCGAGGGCCGCGAGGTGTTCGGCATGGCCTTTATCCGCTCGCGGTCGAGCCGGGCCGTGTTCCACGCCATCCGCATGATCAAAAGCTTCGAGCGCCTCTCCGGCAAGCCTCAGCCCGGGCTTTTGGCCCTGGTCGAACGGCTCTCGTCCGAAATCAAGACGGTGATCGCCGGCCGGGTCAATCCCTATCGCGGAAAGCTCGTGATCCCCATGACGGAAGTGACGGGCGACATGGTGGACCAAGTGGGCGGCAAGAGCGCCAACCTCGGCGAACTCGCGGGCAAGGTCGGGTTGCCGTCGCCGCCCGGGTTCGCCGTGACCACCGCCGCCTTCCGGTCCTTTTTCGAGGAGGCGGGGCTGTTCGAGACCGTGGCCAGCATACGCCTCGGCATCGCGCCCGACGATCCGGCCTCCATGGCCGCCGCCGCCGAGGACATCCAGGCCGCCATCCTGCGCGCGAAGCTCCCCGAGGCCGCCTCGCGCGAGATAGACGCGGCCGTGGCCGCCGCCACGGGCGGGGACGCGACCGTGCGCTTCGCCGTGCGCTCGAGCGCCATCGGCGAGGACGGCGAGCTGTCCTTTGCCGGCCAGTACCTCACCATGCTCGGCGTCGCCCCGGACCGCATCGGCAGCGCCTACAAGTTCGTGCTGGCCAGCCTTTTCACGCCCCGGGCCATGTCCTACCGCCTGCTCAAGGGCATCCCCGACGACGACGTGGCCATGGCCGTGGCCTGTCTGGTCCTGGTGCCGTCCGCCGCGGCCGGCGTGCTCTACACGCGCCTGCCCGAGGACCCGTATCGCAATGCGGTGCTGCTTAACGCCGTATGGGGCCTTGGGCCCTATGCCGTGGACGGCGTCATCACCCCGGACAGCTTCATCCTCGACCGCGACACCCTGGCCATTGCCGAACGCGTGGTCACGGACAAGCCGCGCATGCTCGTGCCGTCGCCGACGGGCGGCGGGCTTGCCGACGTGGCCGTGCCCGAGGACAAGCGCCGGGAGCCGAGTCTTTCCGACGACGACGCCCGGACCCTGGCCGGCTGGGGGCTGGCCCTGGAGCGCCATTTCGGCCGGCCCCAGGATATGGAATGGGCCGTCGACGGGCGGGGGCGGCTTTGGGTTTTGCAGTCGCGCCGGCTGACCGCCCTGTCGGCGGCGGCCCCGCGCCCCGCGCCGCCCGTGCCCGGGGCCGAGATCATCGCCCTGGGCGGACAGGCGGCCTGCTCGGGCGTCGGTTGCGGCCCGGTCCACACGGTTTTGGCCGACGACGACCTGGACGCCTTTCCCCAGGGCGCGGTGCTGGTCGCGCCCCACAGCGATCCCCGGTTCATGGTGGCCATGCGCCGGGCGGCGGCCATCGTCACCGACCACGGCAGCGTCACCGGGCACATGGCCTCGCTGTCCCGGGAATTCGGCGTGCCCACGCTCCTGGGGCTCGATGGCGTCACGGGCATCCTTGCGCCGGGAGAGGTCGTCACCGTGGACGCGGCCTCGGGCCGGATCTATCGGGGCCGGGTGGAGGCGCTTTTGGCCAAGGCCCCGGCCGAGGCGGCGTTCATGGCCGGCACGCAGGTCCACGCCATCCTGGCCGACGTGGCCGCGCGCGTCGTGCCGCTGACCCTGCTCGATCCCAAGGCCCCGGCCTTCAAGCCGGACGGCTGCCGCACCGTGCACGATGTGACGCGCTTGCTCCACGAATGGTCCTACGGCGAGATGTTCACGGTCAGCGACCTGGCCGCTGACGGGCGGGGGGGGAGCGTGATCCTCGACGCCACCACCGGCCTCGACCTGCACATCATCGACCTTGGCGGCGGCATCCGCGAGGCGGCGGCCGGCAAATCGCGGGTCGCGCCCGAGGACATCGCCTCGCGCCCCTTTGCCGCGCTTTTAACCGGCCTTGTGCTGACCGGCGAAGCCCGGGTCGCCCGGCCCGTGAATCTCGGCGGCTTTTTCTCCGTCATGTCCGAGCAGATGTTTTCCCAGCCCGGGGCCGGCGCCGAGCGTTTCGGCGACAAGTCCTACGCCATCATCTCGGACAAGTACCTCAACTTCAGCTCCCGCGTGGGCTACCACTACGGCGTGCTCGACTGCTACTGCGGGGCCACGGTCAACAAGAACTACATCACCTTTTCCTTTGCCGGGGGCGCGGCCGACGACGTCAAGCGTTCCCGCCGGGCCAGGGCCATCGGCCGCATCCTGGAGGCGCTGGGATTCGTGGTCGAGGCCGCCGCCGACCGCGTGGCCGGCCGGTTCCAGAAGTTCCCGGCCGACATCATCGCGGAAAAACTCGGGCACATGGGCAGGCTTTTGCAGTTCACCCGACAGACGGATATGCTCATGGTCAGCGAGGCGAGCATCGACGCCATGGTGGCCTGTTTTCTTTCGGGCGCGCCTTGTTTCGATCCCGCCTGGACTCCCTCCGCCCCCGCGTCCAAAACCGACTGA
- the garR gene encoding 2-hydroxy-3-oxopropionate reductase, whose product MKKIGFIGLGIMGKPMCRNLLTAGYELTVFSRTAKNVEAVTAHGATYAPSPAEVARASELVITMVPDSPEVRAVVLGEGGVIEGAREGLYVVDMSSIAPLASREIGAALAEKGVRFLDAPVSGGEPKAVDGTLTVMAGGDAADFEAVRPVLLAMAASVTRVGEVGAGNVAKLANQVVVALNIAAMSEAFVLAAKAGVEPDLVYQAIRGGLAGSTVLDAKAPLVMDRKFEPGFRIKLHVKDLANVLRTANELHVPLPFTASVMEVMQAMLADGCGEDDHGGIIRYFEKLAHVTVER is encoded by the coding sequence ATGAAAAAAATCGGATTCATCGGCCTGGGCATCATGGGCAAGCCCATGTGTCGCAACCTGCTTACGGCCGGCTACGAGCTGACGGTGTTCAGTCGCACCGCGAAAAACGTCGAGGCCGTGACCGCCCATGGCGCGACCTATGCCCCGTCGCCGGCGGAGGTGGCCAGGGCCAGCGAGCTGGTCATCACCATGGTGCCGGATTCGCCCGAGGTGCGCGCGGTGGTGCTTGGCGAAGGCGGCGTCATCGAAGGGGCGCGGGAGGGGCTCTATGTCGTGGACATGAGTTCCATCGCGCCCCTGGCCAGCCGGGAGATCGGGGCCGCGTTGGCCGAAAAGGGCGTGCGGTTTCTGGACGCGCCGGTCAGCGGCGGCGAACCCAAGGCCGTGGACGGGACGCTTACGGTCATGGCCGGCGGCGACGCGGCCGATTTCGAGGCGGTAAGGCCGGTGCTGCTCGCCATGGCCGCCTCGGTGACCCGCGTGGGCGAGGTCGGGGCCGGCAACGTGGCCAAGCTGGCCAACCAGGTCGTGGTGGCGCTCAACATAGCGGCCATGTCCGAGGCGTTTGTCCTGGCGGCCAAGGCCGGGGTGGAGCCGGATCTCGTCTATCAGGCCATCCGGGGAGGGCTTGCCGGCAGCACGGTGCTCGACGCCAAGGCGCCGCTGGTCATGGACCGCAAGTTCGAACCGGGGTTTCGCATCAAGCTCCACGTCAAGGATCTGGCCAACGTCCTGCGCACGGCAAACGAATTGCATGTGCCCCTGCCGTTTACCGCCTCGGTGATGGAAGTCATGCAGGCCATGCTGGCCGACGGCTGCGGCGAGGACGATCATGGCGGCATCATTCGCTATTTCGAGAAACTGGCTCATGTGACGGTGGAGCGATAA
- a CDS encoding SH3 domain-containing protein, which translates to MRYRKLTLALALAVCLSGAIALAAKVMSVSVRDGQVRQSPSFLGKIVGKASYGQSVDVSAEQGDWAKVTLPGGVSGWMHRTALTTEKLALASGGAGGTGSVSGKEMALAGKGFSAQVEADYRRSHGGDFAAIDAMERISYNPSQLLAFLSKGDVHPQGGAK; encoded by the coding sequence GTGCGCTATCGGAAACTGACGCTGGCCCTGGCTCTGGCCGTGTGTCTGAGCGGGGCGATCGCTTTGGCGGCCAAGGTCATGAGCGTGTCCGTGCGTGACGGGCAAGTGCGCCAGTCGCCCTCATTCCTGGGCAAGATCGTGGGCAAGGCCAGTTACGGCCAGAGCGTGGACGTGAGCGCCGAGCAGGGCGACTGGGCCAAGGTCACCTTGCCCGGCGGCGTTTCGGGCTGGATGCACCGCACGGCCCTGACCACCGAGAAGCTGGCCCTGGCTTCGGGCGGCGCGGGCGGCACGGGCAGCGTTTCCGGCAAGGAAATGGCCCTGGCCGGCAAGGGCTTTTCCGCCCAGGTCGAGGCCGATTACCGCCGCAGCCACGGCGGCGACTTCGCCGCCATCGACGCCATGGAACGCATCAGCTACAATCCATCGCAACTGTTGGCCTTTTTGAGCAAGGGCGACGTGCATCCCCAGGGAGGCGCGAAATGA
- a CDS encoding response regulator gives MAIDAANDASLLAALEGVTAERDRLLVALREAEAAGERLRGEAQAGMQVKADFMARMTHELRTPLSAIIGLANLAVPLATDPRVRDYLAKITASATGLLGVVDDITDFARLEKGQVELVPVPFDLGQALRRVIGRFATAAKSGGLSLEPDLDLRVPMRLVGDNARLEGVLGHLVGNAVKFTERGSVRLGVELVERHGGRVKLGFTVADTGIGMESDAIPAMLDSFTQADGSLSRPYGGTGLGLALVRRGVELLGGELEVTSRPGQGSRFFFTCPFEEDTAGQRAVSTVAAAPARPAGAAILSAPSEVRPGATGPLAGALILLVEDNSINQQVAREMLERFGAVVDVAGGGREAVEMARLAFYDAVLMDVQMPVMDGLAATRAIRRLPGCGDLPIVALTAHALSGDRQRCLEAGMNDYLTKPIDPARLLAALGQWIAPAAEAGRKMAASADASGPREDQAAAPAVCGLDEAEALERLGGNGQLLASIALEFVRDYATSGRTITRRLAAGDLEGARRLAHTVKGVAGNIAAQALADAARDLEATLGKGELPSDQALGAYAAALAETVEGAARLAPPPQSPPECALTGCWKVLLVDDAKLNRAIFSQILRSAGHEVVTAVNGKDACRALFGQKASGRPFDCILMDIEMPELDGPAATRIIRKLLADGVSPPCPPDIPIMALTSHDAAPELARGLEAGMDGCLRKVFEYEELLAALGRVMEGRQSVPAGATHAGREAVAEPAEMTANLAPLLRRLAAHLAEGSIQADEDVAALGRAVPGRVGAKEMAELRRAVTRYDFAEALEALRRLARAAGLDEDDLALSAKPVCLR, from the coding sequence ATGGCAATCGATGCCGCCAACGACGCGTCCTTGCTCGCCGCCCTTGAGGGCGTTACCGCCGAGCGCGACCGATTGCTCGTCGCCTTGCGGGAGGCCGAGGCGGCTGGCGAACGGCTGCGCGGCGAGGCCCAGGCGGGCATGCAGGTCAAGGCCGACTTCATGGCCCGCATGACCCACGAGCTGCGCACGCCCCTTTCGGCTATCATCGGGCTGGCCAATCTGGCCGTTCCCCTGGCCACCGACCCGCGCGTCCGCGACTATCTGGCCAAGATCACCGCCTCGGCCACCGGCCTGCTCGGCGTGGTGGACGACATCACCGATTTCGCCCGGCTGGAAAAAGGGCAGGTCGAGCTTGTCCCGGTGCCCTTCGATCTGGGCCAGGCGCTGCGCAGGGTGATCGGGCGCTTCGCGACGGCGGCCAAGTCCGGGGGGCTGTCCCTGGAGCCGGACCTGGACCTGCGCGTCCCCATGCGGCTTGTCGGCGACAACGCCCGCCTGGAAGGCGTGCTCGGCCATCTGGTCGGCAATGCCGTCAAATTCACCGAGCGCGGTTCCGTGCGCCTGGGCGTGGAGCTGGTGGAGCGCCATGGCGGCCGGGTCAAGTTGGGCTTTACCGTGGCCGACACGGGCATCGGCATGGAAAGCGACGCCATCCCGGCCATGCTCGATTCCTTCACCCAGGCCGACGGCTCCCTGTCGCGGCCCTACGGCGGCACGGGGCTGGGGCTGGCCCTGGTGCGGCGCGGCGTGGAACTGCTTGGCGGCGAGCTGGAAGTCACCAGCCGGCCGGGGCAGGGCTCCCGCTTTTTTTTCACCTGCCCTTTCGAGGAGGACACGGCCGGGCAGCGGGCCGTTTCGACCGTCGCGGCCGCGCCGGCCCGACCGGCCGGGGCCGCGATTTTGTCCGCGCCATCGGAAGTCCGACCCGGCGCGACCGGTCCCCTGGCCGGGGCCTTGATCCTGCTTGTGGAGGACAACTCCATCAACCAGCAGGTGGCCCGGGAAATGCTCGAACGCTTCGGCGCGGTGGTGGATGTGGCCGGCGGCGGCCGCGAGGCCGTGGAAATGGCGCGGCTGGCGTTTTACGACGCCGTGCTCATGGACGTGCAGATGCCGGTCATGGACGGGCTGGCCGCCACACGGGCCATACGGCGTTTGCCCGGCTGCGGCGATCTGCCCATCGTGGCCCTGACCGCCCATGCGCTTTCCGGGGACCGGCAGCGCTGCCTGGAAGCGGGCATGAACGATTACCTGACCAAACCCATCGACCCGGCGAGGCTGCTTGCCGCCCTGGGCCAGTGGATCGCGCCGGCGGCCGAGGCGGGCCGCAAGATGGCGGCTTCGGCGGACGCGTCTGGTCCCCGGGAGGACCAGGCCGCCGCGCCGGCCGTTTGCGGCCTGGACGAAGCCGAGGCCCTGGAGCGGCTCGGCGGCAACGGGCAGTTGCTGGCGAGCATCGCCTTGGAGTTTGTGCGCGATTACGCCACGAGCGGCCGGACCATTACCCGGCGGCTGGCGGCGGGCGACCTGGAGGGGGCGCGGCGGCTGGCCCATACGGTCAAGGGCGTGGCCGGCAACATCGCGGCCCAGGCGCTGGCCGATGCCGCGCGGGACCTGGAGGCCACCCTGGGCAAGGGGGAACTGCCGTCCGACCAGGCGCTCGGAGCCTACGCCGCCGCCCTGGCCGAAACCGTGGAGGGTGCCGCCCGGCTTGCGCCACCGCCGCAGTCCCCGCCCGAGTGCGCCCTGACCGGCTGTTGGAAGGTGCTGCTCGTGGACGACGCCAAGCTCAACCGGGCCATCTTTTCCCAGATTTTGCGTAGCGCCGGGCATGAGGTCGTAACGGCCGTCAACGGCAAGGACGCCTGCCGGGCGCTTTTCGGGCAAAAGGCTTCCGGCCGCCCCTTCGACTGCATCCTCATGGACATCGAGATGCCGGAATTGGACGGCCCGGCCGCCACCCGTATCATCCGCAAGCTGCTTGCCGACGGGGTGAGTCCGCCATGTCCGCCGGATATTCCCATCATGGCGCTGACCTCCCATGACGCGGCCCCGGAACTGGCGCGCGGCCTGGAGGCCGGCATGGACGGCTGCCTGCGCAAGGTGTTCGAGTACGAGGAACTGTTGGCGGCGCTTGGCCGCGTCATGGAAGGCCGCCAGTCCGTTCCGGCGGGGGCGACGCATGCGGGACGGGAAGCCGTGGCGGAACCGGCGGAAATGACCGCGAACCTCGCGCCGCTGCTGCGCCGTCTGGCCGCGCATCTGGCCGAAGGCAGCATTCAGGCCGACGAGGACGTGGCGGCGCTCGGCCGGGCCGTTCCCGGCCGCGTTGGCGCGAAGGAAATGGCGGAATTGCGCCGGGCCGTTACGCGCTACGATTTCGCCGAGGCCCTGGAGGCCTTGCGGCGTTTGGCCCGGGCGGCCGGCCTGGACGAAGACGACCTCGCCCTGTCGGCCAAGCCGGTTTGTCTCCGGTAA
- a CDS encoding A24 family peptidase produces MPPDSETLLAFALTAAACVACAVIDIRTKRIPNAITFPVAAALLLLHGVFSGTTGLTSSALGLAGGFIVFLIPHLFGVLGAGDVKLMAMVGAGLGTQALLTAVLFTSIAGGAQFFVWLAWMRLAGTRKGRGYRLCYGPAIAAGALATMALHLAGQPYLSLVIPQF; encoded by the coding sequence ATGCCGCCGGATTCGGAAACCCTGCTCGCCTTCGCGCTCACGGCCGCGGCCTGCGTCGCCTGCGCCGTCATCGACATCCGCACCAAGCGCATCCCCAATGCCATCACCTTTCCAGTCGCGGCCGCCCTGCTGCTCCTGCACGGCGTTTTTTCCGGCACGACCGGGCTCACGTCCTCGGCCCTGGGGCTTGCCGGCGGCTTCATCGTCTTCCTGATCCCCCACCTTTTCGGCGTGCTCGGGGCCGGCGACGTCAAGCTCATGGCCATGGTCGGCGCGGGGCTCGGCACCCAGGCGCTGCTGACGGCCGTCCTTTTCACGAGCATCGCCGGCGGGGCGCAGTTTTTCGTCTGGCTCGCCTGGATGCGCCTCGCCGGCACGCGCAAGGGCCGGGGCTACCGGCTGTGCTACGGGCCGGCCATCGCCGCCGGGGCCCTGGCCACCATGGCCCTCCACCTGGCCGGGCAGCCCTACCTGAGCCTGGTCATCCCCCAGTTTTGA